One window from the genome of Cryptomeria japonica chromosome 6, Sugi_1.0, whole genome shotgun sequence encodes:
- the LOC131876702 gene encoding alpha carbonic anhydrase 7-like has protein sequence MSGLFQCYVARLKRAKGAGTIQVDGVNFTLRQCHWHSPTEQKLRNEILSLSHNTTEEAEVSLGMIDPKHIKFGIRKYYTYTGSFTTSPCTEGVTWINFPRMEPQNIFELTNLLHRGQLVGN, from the exons ATGAGTGG ACTTTTTCAGTGTTATGTTGCACGGTTGAAACGGGCAAAAGGAGCAGGCACTATTCAAGTTGATGGAGTTAACTTTACTCTCCGACAATGTCATTGGCATTCTCCTACAGAGCAAA AGCTGAGGAATGAAATACTAAGTCTGAGTCACAACACCACAGAAGAGGCAGAGGTGAGCTTGGGAATGATAGATCCAAAACATATAAAGTTTGGTATTAGGAAATACTATACATACACTGGCTCTTTCACAACTTCTCCATGCACAGAAGGAGTCACCTGGATCAACTTCCCCCGCATGGAACCTCAAAACATATTTGAGCTCACAAATCTATTACATCGCGGGCAACTAGTGGGGAATTAA